The window TAAAATAGATgtagctattgttataatttgaaatcaaaaagtgatttttggtgCTATTTAGAACTTATGGTCCAATGGTAAATGCAAAATAGCACCAAACATATCCAAATAAAGCTATATTCTAATTACATAATCTTAAAGTACATTACTATATTTGTCACTATTACTTTATTAATGCATTACGTCACTTGCATGCttatgtggcaattatagcaccatctatacttggttctatatataggaaccaagtatagcatttcgctattttacattcaagtttagcatcccattggagttgagttttttgcttgggtgctatattatagcaatagcacctaCTTTAGcaccaccattggacttgctcttaaagaGCCAATGACATGCAATATCCAAGGATTAAAATACATTTGCTCAAGTTTCTAGTTTTATATCATTTCTGTCTTGATGCATTGTACCAGAATATCAAGAAAAAATAGATTCATGCAAGCAGAAAACAGATGCAGCAAAATTTGAGGTTGTTGCAGACTCGGAATTTGAAATGCTTCAAAAAGAGTTGGCAGAAGAACTTTGGAGAGAGAGTTTTCTTGGTGATGAACTTAGATAAGTATTTCTTCCTAGCTTAAATGTTTGTTGATTTTGGTCTATGGAATGGTACTGGCTAATGGAGTATATGTCATTCGTATCAACACAGTCATTACCGCCGACATTGATGACCTAGAGAATCAGAGGGTTTCTGTTGAAGAAAGAAGGCAAAGTTGGAGGAAACTTGACAAACACTACTTCCGAGCACAGTAAGTTTCTAAAAAGGTTTCTTGCTTGAACATCTAATTGGTGGTTTTAATATATTCCGTGTTGTATATGTTTGTGACCTTTATACATAGGTGTTGGCCCCTCTAGCACACTCTGGAATAAAAATGGAAAAATTAGCACTTCCAGTGAACTTGTCCCAATTTGGCACCTGCATAATTTTGCACGCGTACATCCGGGCTAACAAACTAATTTAAGTTGCATTAATTGGGACAGGAATTTAATATTTGCATTCTAATTGTTGTTTCTTACAATTTCTCTGCCAAGAGATGAGGATTATGGGTTAATAATGTTTCTTAGTTTTTCCTATAGAGTACTGCCAAGTTTATACACCATTCAGAGAACATAAACCAAGCGTGCATTAGTTTATTAATGTGTTAACAAGGTTTTGTACAAACACATAAAATGTTGGATTTAATCTGCACATCGGCACATGGCATATGTTTGGAATTTGCTGAAAAAGAAGCTCTGCTTTTTACTCACCCGAACAGAGCATAAAAAGTGAAGATATTTATTAGTTAAGTGCATTATATATGCATGAGAGTGCCATTACAGCACAAACTTTCTGAATGGTGCTCTTTTGGGCACTTGGCCCTGATTTTGTTCTTGTGGTCCTTTTTCCCTTATGGAGGTCGTGGGTATAAAACTTACTAAAGATAAATTAAAGGCTCTGTTATTTAAAAAGCTTAAATTTTGCTAGTAACATAAATCAGAAGGATTTCAGATCATAATAAATTGTTACTGAATTCCAGATACTAATTTGATATGTATTAATACGAGATTGTTGTATGATTAAACTTGCTTATGTTGGGGTTAAGATTCTGGGCACACATTTGTTACATAATAAAAAAGCCAAACTCGCATCTTTagttaaaactttttttttattttagtagaACAGATTGTTACTTGTACAAGCTTTTTTTGTTGTGTGAGTTTATTATTTTACTACTCACTATCAGTCTATTACGAACATCCGTCGAATTATGGCAATGCTCGTGCTGTTTGCACACAAAGGTTCACCACAGTGATCAAACATTATTGAATTATAGACTGTGATGCAATCAGTTTATAACTGGTAAGGGATTTGCATCTGCTAATAGAGTAACATGTGGCTGTAGATTGCATGTAACCCTTGTGTTGAACTTTTGGTTCATAGTTATAGTTTTATTGTGGCTGAAGGAGGAAACCTTGACCTTAAAGTGAATCGATTTGATTCATAGATAATTTTTTGTTGTTAGACTGACAAACAAAATGCAATTTCTCTCTTTACGTTTGACAAGATATATTTCATAGATCCTCTTTGATTGTTTATGTTGCAAATGCTATGCAATTTGCAATGAAGCTCGCTTCAtctctttttttaattaatattgtttaGATGTTCTGAATTTGATGAcctttcttaaatttttataggATGAAGCTTTCAATGTATGCTTCGGTAACAAACGTCATTCCTAAGTTGAATGAGCCTTCTACAATATCAGGCTGTATCCTTGATCTTTACTCCTTTCGTCCCTAATGTTACATCCAGTTTGCTATATATTATCTTGTGAACTGTTCACCTTTAACCTACTAATTTCAGATATTGTagaaagggaaaagaaaatagTTGAGAACTTCGAGTTTGATCCAGTGAAGATGACACCATATGGTACATGCACTAGCATATGGAAGATGATAAACCTCTGATTAGTTCTCGGACTTCCTTAAGACCTTGACTAGAAGGCCCTTTAGGTGGCAAATGTTTTCTAGTCGTAGTAACTTCTTGTTAACCTATTCTAGTTTATCTTACTATGCTTCTGTTTATTATGAGGTTGGTTCTGTTACATTTTGttgttttgtatatataattcaGTACCTGTTTACTGGAAGTACTTTGCATTTGAAGGGTGTGATGCTTCTGCATCAGTTTCAGCAATTCCTAGTTTCCCCGATTGTATTAGTAGTACCTAGAGACTCATGTAGTTTACAGTTTCGGATTTCAGAAATGAAAACTAAATTCCTGGTATATTTGCCAGCTTGTACAAGTATTAAACGCAATGTTTTAGGTGTTTTAGGTGTTGGAGTTTTGCACAGATTAAAAGAACAAAAATTGCAGCCTACAGAAATGTTtgcattaataaaaaattgctTCCTCattatttgtttcaaattatatacCAAAATTTTTCGTATATGAAATatccaaaaattttaaattaagtacACAACTTTTGTTCTGTATAAATAACCAGAAGTACCGCGTCCAAAGTAACTTAAAAATCCCTGTTAAAAAGAACACTTAAATTTCTCtttatatttttcaagaaaaatctcttttaatgaaaaaagaaaaataagtgAATAGCTTGTACTCGATCCAACATGACCTAAACTGGTATAGAAAACGAGCCCGTAAACAGGCCCAAAATCAGCAAACCTAACCAAAGCCCAACATAAAAACAGCGATATAAAACGAGAGTCCATTAGGGTTACCTAAAAGCTGCTTCTTCCATTACAGAGAGCTGGAGTGAGTTGAGGGAGGCGCAACCTTAATCCCAACCAAACAACCATGGTCAGTACTtttaatctctttctttacataACATCTTTGTATCTATGTACGCATATATTGTCTTCTATTGTCAATTTATCTCATGATTCTATGTTTGAATTTACTGTCTTGTCTTTGTGAGCAAGTGTAGATGAATTGTTTGTATAATTGATGTCaaagttttaataaaatgaaaagggGGAAAATGTTGTTGTTCATGTCTTAGGGCATAAAACATTATTGAATTTTAATGCTGTTTGaagaaatagatataattatgcTGTTAGTGCTGAGgataacattaaaattttacgATAGTAGTTTTAAGCTGAGAATAATGTGATTCGGCATTATTAGAGTTTTTCAAGAGAAAAATGTaagtttttattcaaatttatttggAGATGGGAAAATGCAGATGAGAATTTAAGAATGGGTTGTCTACTTGtctgtttaaaataaaattgatgtgTTTTATGGGGTTTTAAGTATCTTCGAGGTAGCACTCTGGTTGAGTTTTAGGTTATTTTTATATCGTTGTAGAGTGATGTGTTTATTTAGTATTGTTATTCTGTGGTGGTATTgaagatgattttttttttcttggtgTGATACAGGCGAGAGGACTTAAGAAGCATTTGAAGAGGCTCAATGCACCTAAGCATTGGATGCTTGATAAACTTGGCGGTGCATTTGTATGTTGCTCTTGCTCTCTTTTTTTCCTCTGCATTTTgtatacaaattgttttaatgTGTATAAATATTTCTGTTTTCAGGCTCCCAAGCCATCATCTGGACCCCATAAATCCAGGGAATGTTTGCCTTTGATTCTTATATTGCGAAACAAGCTGAAGTATGCTCTCACTTATCGTGAGGTTCAATCTATCTTGATGCAACGTCATGTCCTTGTTGATGGGAAGGTCAGGACAGACAAGACCTATCCAGCTGGTTTCATGGGTATGCATGTTGTTATCCTTTTACAAGCAAACGTATACATGAacgttgataattttttttggttctAGGAGGCTGTCCAATGTTAATCAGTTTCTAAATTAATattgcaaaattttaaattttggttcTAGGAGGAGCTCTCCAATGTTATTcagtatttaaataatattgcaattttttttatggtTCTAGGAGGAGGCTTTCCAATGTTATTcagtttttaaattaatattgcaAAATTTTATGCTATCTGATAATTCTGTGGCACTTATTATTCACATATACTTGTATCATATCTTGCAGTATCAGCAATTCAAGATGTGATATAATAGACcagaatttgttttttaattgatCTCTCTATAGATGTGTACCTATGTTGTGTAAACTCCTGTTGATGCAAATTATCTTATATTAACCCGAATTTGATATGATTGCagatgttgtatcaattcccAAGACTAATGAGAACTTCCGTCTTCTTTATGACACCAAAGGTCGATTTCGCCTACACTCTATCCGTGATGAGGAGTCAAAGGTCTGTCCATTAACCTGATCCTATATTATagtaaatcaaattaaaaagatGACTGTGAGATTGTAGCTTCTTTTGTTGCATAATATTTTTCTACTTAATATGCATTCCTTTAGTTGTTTTCCCTTGTTTTTTCTGGAAGCATATCTTGTAGACTTTTATTTTAGTgctctaaatttatatttccttaTTAAAGTTAACATGGTTTGTAAGAATATCTGTTTTCTTGTATACTTATTTAGTCAGTTTTATCTGACAATCAGTTGATATTATCTTATGACAGTTTAAGCTGTGCAAAGTGAGATCAGTCCAGTTCGGTCAGAAAGGCATTCCATACATCAACACCTATGATGGAAGAACTATCCGCTACCCTGATCCACTCATCAAGGCTAATGATACCATCAAACTCGACTTGGAGGCAAATAAGATAGTTGACTTCATTAAGTTTGATGTGGGAAATGTTGTTATGGTGACAGGAGGAAGGAATACTGGACGAGTTGGAATTCTGAAGAACAGAGAGAAGCATAAGGGGAGCTTTGAGACCGTTCACATCCAGGATGCACTTGGTCACGAGTTCGCTACTCGTCTAGGGAATGTTTTCACTCTCGGAAAGGGTTCAAAGCCATGGGTGTCTCTTCCCAAGGGCAAGGGTATCAAATTGACCATCATCGAGGAGGCCAGGAAGAGGACTGCTGCTCAGGCTGCTACAACTGCATAAATTTATGGATGAATATTAGCAGAGTTTCATCTGTTAATCTTACTAGCAGGTGGTTGGTATCCAACTACTTTAGGATTTATGCAAatgaaattatgttttgttCTCAGTTCAGTTAAATTGCGAATTTGAAAGATATTTTACTGGTTGCAAATTTTGTTGAACTTGTCTGTTTTATCGAGTTTGTTAAGAAATAGAAAACTCTCAACTTTGCAGTTACTTAAAGTTATTATGCAAAGCTGCTATT of the Daucus carota subsp. sativus chromosome 4, DH1 v3.0, whole genome shotgun sequence genome contains:
- the LOC108218004 gene encoding kinetochore protein SPC24 homolog, with protein sequence MGEASGILEKERALTHSGDLIDCLRNESDSILWKQCLEQFKLLESKSDADFEFSESSVQEYQEKIDSCKQKTDAAKFEVVADSEFEMLQKELAEELWRESFLGDELRVITADIDDLENQRVSVEERRQSWRKLDKHYFRAQMKLSMYASVTNVIPKLNEPSTISGYIVEREKKIVENFEFDPVKMTPYGTCTSIWKMINL
- the LOC108215549 gene encoding small ribosomal subunit protein eS4, coding for MARGLKKHLKRLNAPKHWMLDKLGGAFAPKPSSGPHKSRECLPLILILRNKLKYALTYREVQSILMQRHVLVDGKVRTDKTYPAGFMDVVSIPKTNENFRLLYDTKGRFRLHSIRDEESKFKLCKVRSVQFGQKGIPYINTYDGRTIRYPDPLIKANDTIKLDLEANKIVDFIKFDVGNVVMVTGGRNTGRVGILKNREKHKGSFETVHIQDALGHEFATRLGNVFTLGKGSKPWVSLPKGKGIKLTIIEEARKRTAAQAATTA